The following proteins come from a genomic window of Nitrosopumilus sp.:
- the erpA gene encoding iron-sulfur cluster insertion protein ErpA, protein MATEQTQKMITVTAKAAEKIKEFMKEEAESPEYLRVYVQGGGCSGLSYGMGFEKAPEEDDIVMEENGVKLVVDSYSVDHLQGANVDYIESLMGSGFKINNPNVTKSCSCGHSFSTE, encoded by the coding sequence ATGGCAACTGAGCAAACACAAAAGATGATCACAGTCACTGCAAAAGCAGCTGAGAAGATCAAAGAATTCATGAAAGAAGAAGCAGAATCGCCTGAATATCTTCGAGTATATGTTCAAGGTGGCGGTTGTTCTGGTCTATCTTATGGTATGGGCTTTGAAAAAGCACCAGAAGAAGATGACATCGTCATGGAAGAAAATGGGGTAAAACTCGTAGTTGACAGTTATAGTGTTGACCATCTACAAGGTGCAAACGTGGACTATATTGAAAGTCTAATGGGTTCTGGATTTAAAATCAACAATCCAAACGTTACAAAATCCTGTTCATGTGGTCACTCATTTAGTACTGAATAA
- a CDS encoding enoyl-CoA hydratase-related protein, whose product MSLVTTSTSDGICTVKINRPDKLNAMNIDVAKELIKTFEELNHDDDVKVIILTGEGEKAFSAGADIEYMSKISADESVDYAKTGQLVTSTVELVKQPTIAAVNGFALGGGCELAMSCDIRIAADTAKLGQPEVTIGIPPGWGGTQRLMRIVGIAKAKELVYTGKMIKADEAKEIGLVNHVVPLASLQEEALKMAQQIAGNSIMGVQMSKVAINKGRNADLDTGLAVELLAWRNCFTHPDREERMTAFVNKSKK is encoded by the coding sequence ATGTCACTAGTTACCACATCTACTTCTGATGGCATTTGTACTGTCAAAATTAACAGACCTGACAAACTTAATGCTATGAATATCGATGTTGCAAAAGAACTAATCAAAACTTTTGAAGAACTCAATCATGATGATGATGTCAAGGTTATCATCTTGACTGGTGAAGGCGAAAAGGCGTTTTCTGCTGGTGCAGATATTGAATACATGTCAAAAATCTCTGCAGATGAATCAGTTGATTATGCAAAAACTGGTCAGCTTGTAACTTCAACTGTTGAGTTAGTAAAACAACCCACTATTGCAGCCGTTAATGGATTTGCTTTAGGTGGCGGTTGCGAGCTTGCAATGTCTTGTGATATTAGAATAGCTGCAGATACTGCAAAGTTAGGTCAGCCAGAAGTAACAATTGGAATCCCTCCTGGTTGGGGTGGAACACAAAGATTGATGAGAATTGTGGGAATAGCAAAAGCAAAAGAACTTGTTTACACAGGAAAAATGATCAAAGCAGATGAGGCAAAAGAGATTGGCCTCGTAAATCATGTAGTTCCTCTTGCATCATTGCAAGAAGAAGCTTTGAAAATGGCACAACAGATAGCTGGGAACTCTATAATGGGCGTTCAAATGTCAAAAGTTGCAATCAACAAAGGAAGAAATGCAGATCTTGATACTGGTCTTGCAGTTGAACTTCTTGCTTGGAGAAATTGCTTCACTCATCCTGACAGAGAAGAACGTATGACGGCATTTGTCAACAAGTCAAAGAAATAG
- the dnaG gene encoding DNA primase DnaG, translated as MSGKSGIVKYHVKLSYEVDGLVERADIIGAIFGQTEGLLGPEMNLNELQRVSKVGRIEVNTKSTSNTTSGDALIPMSTDIDTCALIAAGIESIDKVGPFDCKFRLEAIDDVRAAKKDDIVRRAKEIKQKWATKTVSEGETMLNDVHQGDAGKLATYGPSKLTCSSGVFDSNWVILVEGRADVINLLRAGYDNVLAIEGAKIDESIKELCNSKETVVAFLDGDRSGGFILKELKSVVTLDYELQADTGVEVEELTPQRIDEILRPIADEIKSGKPAPALKSEDDKPLAEIASKVFPNLNETLEAVALDSDQNEVFKVPISEVVSKLSSQSGIKYLLLDGIITQRLLEGAKNAGVECVVGHRVAKLSNSDGMTLKTFGDLGVS; from the coding sequence ATGTCCGGTAAATCAGGAATTGTCAAATATCATGTTAAACTTTCCTATGAAGTTGATGGGCTCGTTGAAAGAGCAGATATAATCGGTGCCATCTTTGGCCAAACAGAAGGACTGTTAGGCCCAGAGATGAATCTGAATGAGCTGCAACGTGTTTCCAAAGTAGGGCGTATTGAAGTCAATACAAAATCTACTTCTAACACTACATCTGGCGATGCTTTAATCCCAATGAGTACCGATATTGATACATGTGCATTAATTGCAGCTGGAATTGAAAGCATCGATAAAGTAGGGCCATTTGATTGCAAATTTAGATTAGAAGCCATTGATGATGTACGAGCTGCAAAGAAAGACGATATTGTAAGACGTGCAAAAGAAATCAAGCAAAAATGGGCTACCAAAACTGTCAGTGAAGGAGAAACAATGCTAAATGATGTTCATCAAGGTGATGCTGGAAAACTAGCAACTTATGGGCCATCAAAACTAACATGCAGTTCTGGCGTCTTTGATTCTAATTGGGTAATTCTGGTAGAAGGAAGAGCCGATGTTATCAATCTCCTAAGAGCAGGATATGATAATGTCTTAGCAATTGAAGGTGCAAAAATTGATGAGTCTATCAAAGAACTATGCAATTCTAAAGAAACTGTAGTTGCATTCCTTGATGGTGATAGATCAGGTGGATTCATTCTCAAAGAACTCAAATCTGTTGTTACTTTAGATTATGAACTACAAGCAGATACAGGTGTTGAAGTTGAAGAACTGACTCCGCAAAGAATTGATGAAATTCTGAGACCAATCGCTGATGAAATTAAATCCGGTAAACCGGCACCTGCACTCAAAAGTGAAGATGATAAGCCTCTTGCAGAAATTGCATCAAAGGTTTTTCCAAATCTAAATGAAACTCTTGAAGCAGTTGCATTGGATAGTGATCAGAATGAAGTTTTCAAAGTTCCAATCAGTGAAGTGGTAAGCAAACTATCATCACAATCTGGAATCAAATATCTTCTACTTGATGGAATCATTACTCAGAGACTTTTAGAAGGCGCAAAAAATGCAGGTGTAGAATGTGTTGTTGGTCACAGAGTTGCTAAACTTTCAAACTCTGATGGAATGACACTAAAAACATTCGGTGATTTGGGCGTATCTTAG
- a CDS encoding ArsR family transcriptional regulator — protein sequence MQELVQSQKIVDDERKQVILEILADKYCKQILHNTLEKPKSAMEISNEKNIPISTVYRRLQTLYDAKLLAISGSINQDGKKYFLYKSKVKSISLKCDLEVTVVEFVPNKPNDD from the coding sequence ATGCAAGAATTAGTTCAGTCTCAAAAAATAGTAGATGATGAAAGAAAGCAAGTAATTTTGGAAATACTTGCTGACAAATATTGCAAACAAATCCTGCACAACACATTAGAAAAGCCAAAATCTGCAATGGAAATCTCCAATGAAAAAAATATTCCAATCAGTACTGTGTATAGAAGGTTACAAACTCTTTATGATGCAAAATTGCTGGCAATTTCCGGCTCCATTAATCAGGATGGAAAAAAATATTTCTTGTACAAGAGTAAGGTAAAGTCCATTTCTCTAAAGTGTGATCTAGAAGTAACTGTTGTTGAATTTGTTCCAAACAAACCCAATGATGATTAG
- a CDS encoding plastocyanin/azurin family copper-binding protein, with the protein MKQFPKKAILPIMVFSILLISVSGNTANAESVPEWVKNTALWYGQGIVSEQEFLNMIKFLIDNDVITIEGQKEISMKMDPTITIPNGNFNVSSKSFYLPLNLEIPVDTTVTWVNNDSVPHNIQSQDDSGKVIDMFNSPPLNTGDKFSYTFEEEGIFKYHCSWHPWRVGLVTVN; encoded by the coding sequence ATGAAACAGTTTCCAAAAAAAGCAATTCTGCCAATAATGGTATTTTCAATTTTGCTGATTTCAGTTTCAGGTAATACTGCAAATGCAGAATCGGTTCCAGAATGGGTGAAAAATACAGCTTTATGGTATGGGCAAGGAATTGTTTCAGAACAAGAGTTTCTAAACATGATAAAATTTTTGATTGATAATGACGTCATTACAATAGAAGGTCAAAAAGAGATTTCTATGAAAATGGATCCAACCATCACAATACCAAATGGCAACTTTAATGTGTCAAGTAAATCATTTTACTTGCCACTGAATTTAGAGATTCCTGTTGACACAACAGTGACATGGGTGAATAACGATTCAGTGCCACATAACATTCAAAGTCAAGATGATTCTGGAAAAGTAATAGACATGTTCAACAGTCCACCATTAAACACCGGAGACAAGTTCTCATACACATTTGAAGAAGAGGGGATTTTCAAATACCATTGCTCATGGCATCCATGGCGAGTGGGATTAGTTACAGTGAATTAG